A genomic stretch from Microtus pennsylvanicus isolate mMicPen1 chromosome 9, mMicPen1.hap1, whole genome shotgun sequence includes:
- the LOC142856965 gene encoding interleukin-37-like, giving the protein MASSPSCSDVKMSPKCHRDQDEPHTETKAKCPLLSDPNPVATISNHAGPSIKPSSPYKHFIRDPNHQILVLEGGTLVAVPDKCGRRGEVFYVSALPMRTLRSAKANRITLAVCKGKRFLCCKKSKCPSLELKKMRDLTNPSSKKVLPFTFLKEKAGSYYTLESAANRGYFICTCSTPRQPVGVTKELGKQKNTHFEFLSANVDVSEFED; this is encoded by the exons ATGGCGTCCTCACCCAGCTGCTCAGATGTGAAAATGTCCCCCAAGTGCCACAGAGACCAGGATGAACCCCATACAGAGACAAAAG CAAAATGCCCTCTACTGTCAGATCCCAACCCTGTGGCTACGATTTCCAACCATGCAG gtccAAGTATTAAGCCATCTTCCCCATATAAACATTTTATTCGCGACCCAAACCATCAGATTCTTGTCCTGGAAGGCGGCACCCTTGTGGCAGTTCCAGACAAGTGCGGCAGACGTGGAG AGGTCTTTTATGTGTCAGCCTTACCCATGAGAACACTCAGGAGTGCAAAGGCAAATCGGATTACTTTGGCTGTATGTAAGGGAAAACGCTTCCTCTGCTGCAAAAAATCAAAGTGCCCCTCATTAGAATTAAAG aaaatgagagatttGACGAACCCGAGCTCTAAGAAGGTCCTGCCCTTCACCTTCCTGAAGGAAAAGGCTGGCTCCTACTACACCCTGGAGTCAGCTGCGAATCGAGGGTACTTTATCTGCACCTGCAGTACACCCCGGCAACCTGTAGGGGTGACGAAGGAGCTGGGGAAACAGAAAAACACCCACTTTGAATTTCTAAGCGCCAATGTGGATGTCAGTGAGTTTGAAGACTGA